The following proteins are encoded in a genomic region of Diabrotica virgifera virgifera chromosome 1, PGI_DIABVI_V3a:
- the LOC114331150 gene encoding mucin-5AC, with protein sequence MFNSSKLSDSPSYFKTNLTNIRDETINDTSRNILFPKITSTPLNSIFATPPKNKIMTPRRYSLSEVATPPRHNRREYVRSTTSKYQPGPLLASTKFNLSVSTFEDAKSPGLVNRIVQYNEETERQKEQRRPVTHQEKYGSVGLFPVVHLFKNKLPTLQKKPRHVTVRVASPDYVKHTPEYNRKLLEGLVNPTGGNHTLLNSRHSGNSTSTRSVLDALKEISRKRIHANEELELRKDAGKRLRTDNDDHVDSSKRLRDESLLQENTSPSKPVSKKICMYDEYAASRSSMDFAFKRTESTQPKRKSISISTLTENPKQTKEIKLQNAETQTLEEVSSIGNTSTNKTTDEDASKEDLENKQDENVGLNDEVFDEGTLSVVRENRLASFIGTLIGKDPVLERSYKDLCRDEVDEVEPETEATTTNAGKPLVGILSPAQKSTKKIEKHVTFKIPESTSQNIETSAATSTEHSVGKATEKQEQKVLPQSSVASKGDGISIRHGGLLFHGDSSGSSQVPCTSATFVNANTPSSIPFTPKSLSADAPKTIPSFNFGNKPAISSPSSTLTASPPKMGGFKFDLSKPAASAVDSKVVSSSTTPNVTLTAQPTNTTPAQFSFGPKTSNTFGTSIPALNSTVSTFTSAVETTTAGSTVTASIPPITSVLSAPQNQTFAVSSTASNKPTFAFGTSSSPPNSSFNFGAKSEPSTTSSSFGTLFGATSINTITTSATTSFNTSTSVANKDLITSSTATNSFGTTSTVPAFGNANNSFQLPKTENAGFNNSSTATNTSAFGGQNTVSFGTATTTSSGFGNVSSFGNNTGPGFGTTGFGSTTASGFGTTTTPAFGTTTTPTPGFGTTTTPAFGTTATPTPAFGATTTPTPAFGTTTTPTPAFGTTTTPTPGFGTTTTPPPAFGNTTTPNSAFGTNPTPASPFGGATNTGFATATTGFGSTPSGFGVATTTSSNFGSTGSNVFGVTTTSSGFGGTFTSPANLNSPFGSNTSVNSNFGVSTTSAGGFGTSNTTKSNTAGFGSTTSFNFGPTTTTASTGFGGSTTTTQGFGTTTAPAFGTTPGSIFASTNVPSFGTTGSSFSEAPFGAATTSTPAFGTTTTTPSFSFGGNNKHFGGGANTAFGAPTTTTNSVFGTTQSPFGSGMPTTSTSALPFAFTAKVTTSSTFPSTNTSTTSFGNNFGQTNSAFGTQNSGFGTQNKAPAFGNNATPAFGSSVPTQGFGTSAQPSQPFGSSGSVFNKPQAAPQNAFNSSQFNFNQQQNAAPNQAGVFTFGAGANEKPGGFNFSGAASGETPKKFDFTGGSTAAPAFGTAFGTTPAVPAFGAAPATGGFSIGSGPRPRKQVTAKRRT encoded by the exons ATATTCTTTATCAGAAGTGGCCACCCCACCAAGACACAACAGGAGAGAATATGTCCGATCAACTACCTCTAAATATCAGCCAGGTCCGTTGTTAGCCTCCACAAAGTTTAATTTAAGTGTTAGCACATTTGAAGATGCAAAAAGCCCAGGATTAGTAAATAGGATTGTACAGTATAACGAAGAAACAGAAAGACAAAAAGAACAAAGACGTCCTGTGACACACCAGGAAAAATATGGCAGTGTTGGACTGTTTCCTGTAGTACATCTTTTCAAAAACAAGTTGCCTACCTTGCAAAAGAAACCTAGACATGTAACTGTTCGTGTGGCAAGCCCag ATTATGTGAAACATACTCCAGAATACAATAGAAAGTTATTAGAAGGTCTAGTCAATCCAACTGGAGGGAACCATACTTTATTAAACTCAAGACATTCTGGAAACTCCACTAGTACTAGAAGTGTACTTGATGCTCTAAAAGAAATATCTAGGAAAAGAATACATGCAAATGAG GAGTTGGAATTAAGAAAAGACGCAGGAAAAAGACTTAGAACAGATAATGATGACCATGTTGATTCTAGTAAAAGGTTAAGAGATGAATCCCTCCTCCAGGAAAATACAAGTCCTTCAAAACCAGTTTCTAAGAAAATCTGCATGTATGATGAATATGCAGCTTCTAGATCATCTATGGATTTTGCCTTTAAAAGAACAGAATCCACACAACCTAAAAGAAAATCCATAAGTATAA GTACATTGACTGAAAATCCAaaacaaacaaaagaaataaaactgcAAAATGCTGAAACTCAGACTCTAGAAGAAGTATCAAGTATTGGTAATACAAGTACAAATAAAACTACTGATGAAGATGCTAGTAAAGAAGATTTAGAAAATAAGCAAGATGAAAATGTAGGATTAAATGATGAAGTTTTTGATGAAGGTACTTTATCGGTAGTAAGGGAAAATAGATTGGCATCTTTTATAGGAACCCTTATTGGAAAAGATCCTGTGTTAGAGCGTAGTTATAAAGACTTATGTAGAGATGAAGTTGATGAGGTGGAACCTGAAACAGAAGCAACAACTACTAATGCAGGAAAACCACTTGTAGGAATTTTATCGCCTGCGCAAAAATCAACCAAGAAAATTGAGAAACATGTAACATTTAAAATTCCAGAAAGTACTTCACAGAATATTGAAACTTCTGCAGCAACAAGTACTGAACATTCAGTTGGTAAAGCTACAGAGAAACAAGAACAAAAAGTACTGCCACAATCTTCAGTGGCAAGTAAAGGTGATGGTATTTCAATAAGACATGGCGGCTTACTATTTCATGGAGATAGCTCTGGTTCTTCACAAGTACCGTGTACCAGTGCCACATTTGTAAATGCTAATACACCATCTTCAATTCCATTTACTCCAAAATCTCTAAGTGCTGATGCTCCTAAAACTATTCCCAgttttaattttggtaataaaccTGCAATTTCTTCACCATCATCCACGCTTACTGCTAGTCCACCAAAGATGGGTGGATTCAAATTTGACTTATCTAAACCTGCAGCCTCAGCTGTTGATTCAAAAGTTGTTAGCAGTTCTACTACCCCTAATGTAACACTTACTGCACAACCAACAAATACTACACCAGCACAGTTCTCTTTTGGTCCTAAAACTTCTAATACTTTTGGCACTAGTATACCAGCGTTAAATTCAACTGTTAGCACATTTACTTCAGCAGTTGAAACTACCACTGCTGGATCCACAGTTACTGCAAGCATTCCACCAATTACTTCAGTACTCTCAGCTCCACAAAATCAAACATTTGCAGTGTCCTCCACTGCTAGTAATAAACCAACTTTTGCCTTTGGAACAAGTTCATCCCCCCCAAACAGCTCTTTTAACTTTGGTGCAAAATCAGAACCTTCAACAACATCAAGTAGTTTTGGTACTCTATTTGGTGCTACATCAATTAATACTATCACTACTTCTGCTACTACTAGTTTTAACACTTCTACTTCTGTTGCAAATAAAGATTTAATTACAAGTTCAACAGCTACAAATAGTTTTGGTACCACATCGACAGTTCCCGCTTTTGGAAATGCTAACAACAGTTTTCAACTTCCTAAAACAGAAAATGCAGGTTTTAATAATTCTTCAACTGCAACAAATACCAGTGCTTTTGGTGGACAAAATACTGTTAGTTTTGGTACTGCAACTACGACTTCTAGTGGTTTTGGTAATGTTTCTAGTTTTGGAAACAATACTGGACCTGGCTTTGGCACAACTGGATTTGGAAGTACCACAGCTTCAGGATTTGGAACTACCACAACCCCAGCTTTTGGAACTACTACAACTCCAACGCCAGGTTTTGGTACTACTACAACTCCAGCTTTTGGAACTACCGCAACTCCAACACCAGCGTTTGGTGCGACTACAACTCCAACACCAGCTTTTGGAACTACTACAACTCCAACACCAGCTTTTGGAACTACCACAACTCCAACGCCAGGTTTTGGTACTACTACAACTCCACCTCCAGCTTTTGGAAATACTACAACTCCAAATTCAGCTTTTGGTACTAACCCAACTCCAGCCTCACCTTTTGGAGGTGCTACCAATACAGGATTTGCCACTGCCACAACAGGTTTTGGCAGTACTCCTTCTGGTTTTGGTGTGGCTACAACAACATCTTCGAATTTTGGTTCTACAGGTAGTAATGTGTTTGGAGTAACAACTACCAGTTCTGGATTTGGAGGTACTTTTACTTCTCCAGCAAATTTGAACTCTCCTTTTGGTAGCAATACATCAGTCAACAGTAACTTCGGTGTTTCAACTACTTCTGCTGGTGGATTTGGTACTTCTAATACTACAAAATCAAATACTGCCGGTTTTGGTAGCACAACAAGTTTCAATTTTGGTCCTACAACTACTACAGCTAGCACTGGTTTTGGAGGTTCTACCACTACAACACAAGGATTTGGCACCACAACAGCACCTGCATTTGGAACAACTCCTGGTTCTATATTTGCAAGTACTAATGTTCCTAGTTTTGGAACTACAGGATCTTCATTTTCAGAAGCACCTTTTGGGGCTGCTACTACAAGTACTCCAGCATTTGGAACTACTACAACAACACCTTCATTCAGTTTTGGTGGCAACAACAAACATTTTGGAGGAGGAGCAAATACAGCTTTTGGTGCACCAACAACTACTACCAATTCTGTGTTTGGTACTACTCAGAGTCCATTTGGAAGTGGTATGCCAACTACTTCTACTTCAGCCCTTCCATTTGCATTTACAGCCAAAGTCACCACCAGTAGTACATTTCCTTCAACAAATACTTCAACCACTTCTTTTGGAAACAACTTTGGTCAAACTAATTCCGCTTTTGGGACACAAAATTCTGGTTTTGGTACTCAAAATAAAGCTCCAGCTTTTGGTAATAATGCTACACCTGCTTTTGGAAGCTCTGTCCCCACCCAAGGCTTTGGAACTTCAGCTCAGCCATCACAACCTTTTGGCAGTTCAG GTTCCGTCTTCAACAAACCACAGGCCGCTCCACAGAATGCATTTAATTCTTCTCAATTCAACTTCAATCAACAGCAGAACGCTGCTCCCAACCAAGCCGGGGTGTTTACATTTGGAGCGGGAGCGAACGAAAAACCGGGAGGATTCAATTTCAGTGGAGCTGCATCAGGCGAAACTCCCAAAAAATTCGACTTCACGGGCGGTAGTACCGCTGCACCAGCTTTCGGTACTGCTTTTGGTACTACACCTGCAGTTCCAGCATTTGGAGCAGCACCTGCGACAGGCGGTTTTAGTATTGGCTCTGGGCCCAGGCCAAGGAAACAAGTTACTGCGAAGAGAAGAACTTGA